The following proteins come from a genomic window of Rhizobium sp. 007:
- a CDS encoding cytochrome ubiquinol oxidase subunit I — MELDIVALSRFQFALTALYHFLFVPLTLGLSVLLAIMETTYVMTGRQIWRQMTKFWGTLFGINFVLGVATGIVMEFQFGMNWSYYSYYVGDIFGAPLAIEGLMAFFLEATFVGLFFFGWDKLSKVGHLVATWAVALGSNFSALWILIANGWMQNPVGSALNPQTMRMEITSFFEVVFNPVAQAKFVHTVSAGYVCASIFVLGVSAWYLLKGRHIELAKRSMTVAASFGLASALSVVVLGDESGYLATENQKMKLAAIEAMWETEPAPAAFTAFGFPDQQSRETHFAVHIPWVMGLIGTRSLTTEIPGIDKLEQQAETRIREGIKAYDALMQIRAASTPAGIAQEVRSSFDDLGHQLGYALLLKRYVDDPRQATDEQIARAARDTIPHVPTLFWSFRIMVGLGMFFILLTAVFFWLSARRHLDKYPLLLKVAVFAIPLPWIAIEAGWIVAEIGRQPWVIEGVLPTAMAVSSLGASTVLLTIIGFAALYTTLIVVEMSLMIKAIRQGPDPDDEPDAALISETLVPAAE; from the coding sequence ATGGAATTAGATATCGTCGCGCTATCGCGCTTCCAGTTCGCCCTGACGGCGCTTTATCACTTCCTGTTCGTGCCGCTGACGCTCGGTCTGTCGGTGCTGCTCGCGATCATGGAAACGACCTATGTGATGACCGGCAGGCAGATCTGGCGGCAGATGACAAAATTTTGGGGCACGCTCTTCGGCATCAACTTCGTACTGGGCGTTGCGACCGGCATCGTCATGGAGTTCCAGTTCGGTATGAACTGGAGCTACTACAGCTATTATGTCGGCGACATCTTCGGTGCGCCGCTGGCGATCGAAGGGCTGATGGCCTTCTTTCTGGAAGCGACGTTCGTCGGCCTCTTCTTCTTCGGCTGGGACAAGCTGTCCAAAGTGGGGCATCTGGTTGCTACCTGGGCCGTGGCGCTCGGCTCCAACTTCTCGGCGCTCTGGATCCTGATCGCCAATGGCTGGATGCAGAACCCGGTCGGCTCGGCGCTCAACCCGCAGACCATGCGCATGGAGATTACGAGCTTCTTCGAGGTGGTCTTCAATCCCGTCGCGCAGGCGAAGTTCGTGCATACGGTTTCTGCCGGCTACGTCTGTGCCTCGATCTTCGTGCTCGGTGTCTCGGCTTGGTACCTGCTGAAAGGCCGCCATATCGAGCTTGCCAAGCGCTCGATGACGGTTGCCGCCTCCTTCGGACTTGCCTCGGCTCTCTCGGTGGTCGTACTCGGCGACGAGAGCGGCTATCTGGCAACGGAAAACCAAAAGATGAAGCTCGCCGCAATCGAGGCTATGTGGGAGACGGAACCGGCGCCTGCAGCCTTCACGGCCTTCGGCTTTCCAGACCAGCAATCGCGTGAGACGCATTTCGCCGTCCATATCCCATGGGTCATGGGGCTGATCGGGACACGCTCGCTGACCACCGAAATTCCAGGGATCGACAAGCTTGAACAGCAGGCCGAAACCCGTATCCGCGAAGGCATCAAAGCCTACGATGCGCTGATGCAAATCCGCGCGGCTTCAACACCGGCCGGCATTGCGCAGGAGGTTCGCAGCTCCTTCGACGACCTAGGCCACCAGCTCGGCTATGCGCTTCTATTGAAGCGCTATGTCGATGATCCACGCCAGGCAACAGATGAACAGATTGCCCGGGCTGCACGCGACACGATCCCGCATGTACCGACCCTTTTCTGGTCGTTCCGCATCATGGTCGGGCTCGGCATGTTCTTCATCCTGCTGACGGCGGTCTTCTTCTGGCTGTCGGCCCGCCGCCACCTCGACAAATATCCGCTGCTCCTGAAGGTCGCCGTTTTCGCCATACCACTTCCTTGGATTGCCATCGAGGCGGGCTGGATCGTCGCCGAGATCGGCCGCCAGCCCTGGGTCATCGAAGGGGTGCTGCCGACGGCGATGGCAGTTTCCAGCCTGGGGGCAAGCACGGTGCTCCTCACCATCATCGGCTTTGCCGCACTTTATACGACGCTCATCGTCGTCGAAATGAGCCTGATGATCAAAGCGATCCGGCAAGGGCCCGATCCGGATGACGAGCCGGACGCCGCACTTATTTCCGAAACCCTCGTACCAGCAGCGGAGTGA
- a CDS encoding ATP-binding cassette domain-containing protein: MRNLIRILAPILKLFFSERPLRLLAGALLSAVTVIAGLALLGLSGWFITAASIAGLSAAAVAFDVFAPAAAIRLLAISRTAARYGERMTTHDATLGILAALRETLFRGWAAPDAARNLLRRPSKALFRLTADIDALDSLYLRILVPMGAAIGAAVVAVVTLGIMHPAFGVLAGAVLLGSGICVPIAAGGLARKPARRRAYGIEALRSRAIDLTAGQTDLMMASRMEAQCASVLAADRYTARADRHLNRIETGVTLTFGLVTALLLAGSLLAVAALTEVKAVTVPVAALGLLIAFAAVEPFTALRRGALEFGRVLVAAKRIGPRLTDETLRQKRSAPEAGIALGLQEVSVRHDGSAGDALHAISLELRLGEALAVIGPSGAGKSTLLSLLADEVEPRLGTAACVDATLLTQRTELFQDTLEGNLRLAKPEASDAELREALLAAGLLSDVEALPKGLGTPLGEGGFGLSGGQSRRLALARLFLRDTPLWLLDEATEGFDSATASDVMSRLKERACGRSLVIACHARREAAIADQIAVIEGGRIVEVSRRGEAAFERALERLRPD; this comes from the coding sequence ATGAGAAATCTGATCCGGATCCTTGCGCCGATCCTCAAGCTTTTCTTTTCTGAAAGGCCGCTTCGTCTGTTGGCCGGTGCCTTGCTTTCTGCCGTCACGGTCATTGCGGGCCTTGCCCTGCTCGGCTTGTCGGGCTGGTTCATCACTGCCGCGTCGATCGCCGGCCTCTCTGCGGCAGCCGTCGCCTTCGACGTCTTTGCGCCGGCAGCCGCAATCCGCTTGCTTGCAATCAGCCGTACGGCCGCGCGCTACGGCGAGCGGATGACGACGCATGATGCGACGCTGGGCATATTGGCGGCGCTTCGTGAGACGCTTTTTCGCGGCTGGGCGGCACCTGATGCCGCACGCAATCTTCTCCGCCGGCCCTCCAAAGCGCTATTTCGCCTGACGGCTGATATCGATGCGCTGGATTCGCTCTACCTTAGAATTCTCGTCCCGATGGGTGCCGCGATCGGTGCCGCGGTTGTCGCTGTCGTCACGCTGGGCATCATGCACCCCGCCTTCGGGGTCTTGGCCGGCGCGGTTTTGCTAGGCTCCGGCATCTGCGTTCCGATCGCCGCAGGCGGCCTTGCCAGAAAGCCTGCCCGGCGCCGCGCTTACGGCATCGAGGCGCTTCGCTCGCGCGCCATCGACCTGACAGCCGGCCAGACAGACCTCATGATGGCATCGCGCATGGAAGCGCAATGCGCGTCCGTTCTCGCAGCCGATCGCTATACCGCCAGGGCCGATCGTCATCTAAATCGGATCGAAACGGGCGTCACCTTAACCTTCGGCCTCGTCACCGCGCTCTTGCTCGCCGGCTCGCTTCTTGCGGTAGCGGCGCTTACCGAAGTAAAGGCTGTCACTGTACCGGTTGCCGCATTGGGGCTGCTGATCGCCTTTGCAGCCGTCGAACCCTTCACGGCCCTGCGGCGCGGGGCCCTGGAATTCGGCCGTGTCCTAGTCGCAGCCAAGCGGATCGGTCCGCGCCTGACTGACGAGACGTTGCGACAAAAAAGAAGTGCCCCTGAAGCCGGTATCGCTCTTGGTCTGCAGGAGGTAAGCGTTAGACATGACGGCTCCGCCGGAGATGCGCTCCATGCAATCAGCCTGGAATTGAGGTTGGGTGAAGCATTGGCCGTCATCGGCCCGAGCGGTGCCGGAAAATCGACACTGCTGTCGCTGCTCGCAGATGAAGTGGAGCCGCGCCTTGGGACTGCTGCATGCGTCGATGCGACGCTTCTTACGCAACGGACCGAACTCTTTCAGGATACGCTCGAAGGCAATCTGCGGCTCGCCAAGCCTGAGGCGAGCGACGCGGAATTGCGCGAAGCGCTTCTCGCCGCGGGGCTGCTTTCGGATGTCGAGGCTTTGCCGAAAGGGCTCGGCACACCTCTTGGTGAAGGCGGTTTCGGTCTTTCGGGCGGCCAGTCCCGTCGTCTGGCGCTTGCACGCCTGTTCCTTCGCGACACGCCGCTTTGGCTGCTCGATGAGGCGACGGAAGGTTTCGACAGCGCAACGGCAAGCGACGTCATGTCCCGCCTCAAGGAACGGGCGTGTGGCCGTTCCCTCGTCATTGCATGCCATGCCCGCCGGGAGGCTGCGATCGCCGATCAGATCGCAGTCATCGAGGGCGGTCGTATTGTAGAAGTATCGCGCCGTGGAGAGGCGGCGTTCGAAAGAGCGCTCGAGCGGCTAAGGCCGGATTGA
- the cydD gene encoding thiol reductant ABC exporter subunit CydD — MGSAFFDEGKAHAAGAPATGLPGRSTRPLGLRHAVSLQTAAALLWIPQASLLAYAVGGIADGDGLRDVLWPAFFVLVLGIAKALLDAVGGQIALDSARTELSLRRQVAVAALARRSPIDGTRPASGQVASILGEQAELVVPYLARFFPARFKASVTPFVILACVLATSWVAALVLFIAMPLIPLFMALIGWRAQAASEKQLAATGRLNAFLLDRLRGLATIRSFDAVGPTATRLRADAEDLKTRTMAVLKIAFLSSAVLELFAALGVAMVAVYVGFSLLGEIHFGTWSGKLSLAEGLFILLLAPAFFEPLRELSSVWHDRAAGEAAIKALDSLGECGIEIVDTESTGPAPRVDRLDIEFNDVSFRYDCLRPSALSGFNCLITDGEHVALSGASGAGKSTLLALIAGLAPPQTGQVLIDGRSVDAGVRSTMAWIGQTPHIFAGSLAGNVLLNRHCGVLQEALALARLDGVAAAYGKRPLGEGGAGLSGGEALRLAIARAAANPFIRIILADEPTAHLDAVTAAEITESLIALASERTLIVATHDTRLAARMDRRIVIDAPFLQEAAE, encoded by the coding sequence ATGGGGAGTGCTTTCTTCGACGAGGGAAAAGCCCATGCAGCCGGAGCGCCAGCAACTGGCTTGCCGGGCCGCTCGACCCGGCCCTTAGGTCTTCGTCATGCCGTTTCGCTTCAAACCGCTGCCGCTCTCTTGTGGATCCCGCAAGCCAGTCTGCTCGCTTATGCCGTCGGCGGCATTGCAGATGGCGATGGTCTTCGTGATGTCCTTTGGCCTGCCTTTTTTGTGTTGGTACTCGGTATTGCAAAGGCGCTGCTTGACGCGGTTGGCGGCCAGATTGCCCTCGACAGCGCGCGGACCGAACTGAGTTTGAGGAGACAGGTTGCCGTTGCAGCACTTGCCCGGCGATCGCCGATCGACGGCACGCGCCCTGCTTCCGGGCAGGTTGCGAGCATTCTCGGCGAGCAGGCGGAGCTTGTCGTTCCCTACCTCGCGCGCTTTTTTCCCGCTCGCTTCAAAGCGAGCGTCACCCCTTTCGTCATCCTTGCTTGCGTGCTAGCGACCTCCTGGGTTGCCGCGCTCGTGCTCTTCATTGCAATGCCGCTTATTCCGCTTTTCATGGCACTCATCGGCTGGCGCGCACAGGCCGCGAGCGAAAAGCAGCTCGCTGCAACAGGCAGGCTCAATGCATTCCTTCTCGACCGGCTCCGTGGACTGGCCACGATCCGCTCGTTTGATGCAGTCGGGCCGACTGCCACGCGGCTGCGGGCAGATGCTGAAGACCTCAAGACACGCACCATGGCGGTGCTTAAAATCGCCTTTCTCTCCTCGGCCGTGCTGGAGCTCTTTGCTGCGCTCGGCGTTGCAATGGTCGCGGTCTATGTGGGCTTCAGCCTCCTTGGCGAAATCCACTTCGGGACATGGTCGGGCAAGCTCAGCCTGGCCGAAGGCCTTTTCATACTCCTTCTCGCACCCGCGTTTTTCGAACCCTTGCGCGAACTTTCTTCCGTTTGGCACGATCGTGCCGCCGGAGAAGCGGCGATAAAGGCGCTCGACAGCCTCGGCGAGTGCGGCATTGAGATCGTAGATACGGAGAGCACCGGCCCGGCGCCGCGCGTTGACCGGCTCGACATTGAATTCAACGATGTCAGCTTCCGTTACGATTGCTTGCGGCCTTCCGCGCTTTCCGGCTTCAACTGTCTTATCACGGACGGTGAGCATGTCGCGCTTTCAGGTGCGAGCGGCGCGGGAAAATCCACGCTGCTTGCGCTGATCGCTGGTCTGGCACCACCTCAGACGGGTCAAGTCCTGATTGATGGCCGGTCCGTCGATGCGGGCGTGCGCAGCACCATGGCCTGGATCGGCCAGACGCCGCATATATTTGCCGGAAGCTTGGCGGGCAACGTCTTGCTGAACAGACATTGCGGCGTTCTGCAGGAGGCTTTGGCGCTTGCCAGACTGGACGGCGTTGCGGCCGCCTACGGCAAGCGGCCACTCGGCGAAGGCGGTGCCGGTCTTTCCGGCGGCGAAGCGTTGCGACTTGCGATCGCACGGGCGGCCGCCAATCCTTTCATTCGCATCATCCTGGCGGACGAACCGACGGCGCATCTCGACGCAGTGACTGCTGCGGAGATCACGGAAAGCCTGATTGCCCTTGCCAGCGAGAGGACGCTTATCGTTGCCACGCATGATACGCGTCTTGCTGCGCGCATGGACCGCAGGATCGTCATCGATGCACCGTTCTTACAAGAGGCTGCTGAGTAA
- a CDS encoding GbsR/MarR family transcriptional regulator, translated as MNLPPLVQSFVLHFGEMGSRWGINRTVGQIYALLYASPSPLCADEIVDALGISRSNVSMSLRELQAWNLVLLKHRPDDRRDFFTTPDDVWLILRTLAEERKKREVDPTLSVLREILMQRPASEAERFAQERMSEMHGLIEQLTHWYEDVKQLETERLATLLSLGAKVTKLLEAKDRVVSLGRGRRPANKS; from the coding sequence ATGAATCTTCCGCCGCTCGTTCAATCCTTCGTTCTGCATTTCGGTGAGATGGGCTCGCGCTGGGGCATCAATCGCACGGTCGGCCAGATCTATGCGCTTCTTTATGCTTCGCCCTCGCCGCTTTGCGCCGATGAGATCGTCGACGCGCTCGGCATCTCAAGATCGAATGTTTCGATGAGCCTGCGGGAGCTGCAGGCATGGAACCTTGTGCTTTTGAAACATAGACCTGACGACCGAAGGGATTTCTTTACCACGCCTGACGATGTCTGGCTCATCCTGCGCACGCTTGCTGAAGAGCGGAAGAAGCGCGAGGTCGATCCAACACTCTCGGTTCTGCGTGAAATCCTCATGCAAAGGCCGGCGAGCGAAGCCGAACGCTTCGCCCAGGAGCGGATGAGCGAAATGCACGGTCTGATCGAGCAGCTGACGCATTGGTATGAGGACGTGAAACAACTTGAAACAGAACGCCTCGCAACGCTACTCTCTTTGGGAGCAAAGGTTACGAAGCTTCTGGAAGCCAAGGACCGGGTGGTTTCACTCGGCCGTGGCCGGCGGCCTGCGAACAAGAGCTAG
- a CDS encoding dihydrodipicolinate synthase family protein, whose amino-acid sequence MKLDHTAKGVYAIAATPFHPDGRLDTVSVDRLTDFYLGCGVSGLTILGIMGEAPKLEPEESLAITRQVVKRAGVPVIVGVSAPGFAAMRSLARGAMDIGAQGVMIAPPPSLRTDDQIIGYYAQAVEAIGEDIPFVIQDYPLTLTVVMTPGVIQKIVNNHPSCVMLKHEDWPGLEKISRLRAAQKASEMRDISILCGNGGLFLDFEMERGADGAMTGYAFPDMLVDVVNFQQAGNREAAHDLFDAHLPLVRYEQQQGVGLAIRKYVLKKRGAIASDSQRKPAGSISERAKAEIDYLLSRVARYDKRAAFRT is encoded by the coding sequence ATGAAGCTCGATCACACAGCCAAGGGCGTCTATGCCATCGCCGCAACGCCGTTTCATCCGGACGGACGGCTGGACACGGTGTCGGTCGACCGGCTCACCGATTTCTATCTCGGGTGCGGCGTGAGCGGGCTTACCATTCTCGGGATCATGGGCGAAGCACCGAAGCTTGAGCCGGAGGAGTCGCTTGCAATCACCCGGCAGGTCGTGAAGCGCGCCGGCGTTCCGGTGATCGTCGGTGTCTCGGCGCCGGGCTTTGCGGCGATGCGCTCACTTGCGCGTGGCGCCATGGATATTGGTGCTCAGGGCGTCATGATCGCCCCACCGCCGTCTCTTCGGACGGACGATCAAATCATCGGCTACTATGCCCAGGCGGTCGAGGCGATCGGCGAGGATATTCCTTTCGTCATCCAGGACTATCCGCTGACGCTGACCGTGGTGATGACGCCTGGCGTCATCCAGAAGATCGTCAACAATCATCCATCCTGCGTGATGCTGAAGCACGAAGACTGGCCGGGGCTTGAGAAGATTTCCCGGTTGCGGGCAGCGCAAAAGGCGAGCGAGATGCGCGACATTTCGATCCTTTGTGGCAACGGCGGATTGTTTCTCGATTTCGAGATGGAGCGCGGCGCCGATGGCGCGATGACCGGTTATGCCTTCCCGGATATGCTGGTCGACGTCGTGAATTTCCAGCAGGCCGGAAACCGCGAGGCGGCACATGACCTCTTCGATGCGCATCTGCCGCTCGTTCGCTATGAGCAGCAGCAGGGCGTTGGCCTTGCCATACGCAAATATGTCCTCAAGAAGCGCGGCGCGATCGCCAGCGATTCCCAGCGCAAGCCCGCGGGAAGCATTTCGGAGAGGGCAAAGGCGGAGATCGATTACCTCCTTTCACGCGTTGCAAGATACGACAAGCGCGCGGCGTTCAGAACCTAG